A stretch of Aureispira sp. CCB-E DNA encodes these proteins:
- a CDS encoding T9SS type A sorting domain-containing protein, with product MKVILTLLMACLCHLSTYAQTALNFDGVDDYTESNYYHQLDLGTGNFAMEAMVSNLDFSLSDTLTILSQQNTNSTQGICWSITSGGIHLQIESILYSMNHTFSGCTHLAIVRDNGNLLFYVNHILLGTQSIAGTVNATCTNCAIFMGKTIGDTNYFKGALDEVRIWNAARSGINIESYETSCLDSTAMTNSSLVAYWNFEENTGQFANNLSSVAHYARLGNSFYVDGNDPTWTTTSCVSSTCYPNGLANFSLSDNNPKEADLVALNKTSTNSTTLYWNINGDTTVSVDSLQYAFALGMNVIQLATTSANGLSARTVLLDVKRPKYPCGADEYTTWRQSNDPNYFRTQSLLYRASLHANNNSNPNSPEYHIPVIFHVIADNQATLNAFPASRIQAQLDTLNKYFSKDSTGISFCLAQNLLTTTGISASWFQYGSSVPGITYTLDTLDEFDFTNPTYRNEVMRKLPFDAKEYLNIYIVDTIIYPGISVLGVSSVGPNYGIFDGIGIDYDVFTGGAVAPMGKSLIHEVGHWLGLEHVFESDGICDTYEQFNPTSDSSIGNCSTPYSYGTSCPPNPPYFRGQNHLDYHNELCLSVFTGGQIDRMHYILDNGRPYVHSEYNLIATGVQELGGCVDKTNISAAFVASSESVCAGGSIELKGVEVLLDHWEWQISWDPNKNNGNPAPSMNGFCISASPLFGSSPDFPETTLSICEPGIWDVSLTIRDTTLVGGNTVITTDVDSMSIEVLDCSPNDQRNRVTLSFDSTDWQINGATIDNLGAIPNDTTIGHIVTGTGYILHQNSEGVVMRTNVFGSPLWRRAIRVPNADVELFDVVSNVNYLGTDRIALVGRVKRGNTSELLLVIVDRAGNLLFQETYQMNKNGVLQPNAVGLELIQLSNSFNNDLAIVGFVGEGDTINTDKRGFILGINPTTGIQWEHYFESGKFTTTDDYDIAENVTEIVGDFGNGLEAAIVISGHSNRTQGTNTGSGTFISCLTISGGVTTEEWRKNVEFPSGIGSSKPVAVAYDNGRLFFVSFNSLLHGSLIIEIDPNTGDFGNEVLIQDLYPVDLIIDGTNLILGGRNLSTNELAAAKIPIPAVTATNFNPSNITIRTYSDTKTQGDWGGVYNVSSYIKTPQSVVPSANGGYMFIGEYAPNLIVNNNFNDIGLVFNKIDDELITTCMAGDSYSSSLSNFSFGYINHADSTQLTASVGIDTINCDSLVATCYQLGCLTPGYTLNTFQFNKCSADTVMLTGNFSEIGDFSYQWSPSVYLSSDTVLVPTTTTPTTQLYTLIVTDNATGCEVAEANYLVTIPPDTINSLGFLNKCALDSVVLVNRNPNISNSSTFTYQWSPATGLSNPNILEPITFATILPAEYTLIAEEAGACTVHKVKYTVSRALASGGIVTQHRINCLSSDPAYSTNSNPPPNHHQLDLNLVLSNLGINDTTGIWSNPVPHQFITLTPPYFDTINNILNARYAEGLGTLYYTYGDTNSCQNRLILHFLPDASINGADTIDVCEEAVLTFNASGVDSTIEHRWVINGVSQVITTGGTSTIYTTLNIIPFGDSLSITGTFSYDTTYQYYEVSHTARRKNCQFYGTSFYTVDIYVSPADGTITLDTCTGTLTLPTNTLSDTIQWYDATTGLAITGETTHNYSPPTSGSYYATVTTPQCDFTSDTFNYTPLSPISSTATISSNYNGADISCFGAADGAATVIASNGLSPYTYLWSNGDTLATTTGLGAGNYQVTVIGACSDTSIASVTLGEPTAVVVIVDTVIHVSCAGLSDASIHLSTNGGTSPYTYLWSNTQTGNNATNLATGNYTVTVSDANSCTVSTTISVSEPNVLTTTLTNTNPISCVGQSDGEITANTTGGTAPYTYLWSNSASTNVITNLSTGTYIVTITDVNNCTYIDSITLTVPPLPIVTTNTTNVSCNGAADGQITTSITGITAPYTYLWSNAQTGANATGLIAGGYTLTLTDDNGCTVSTTANVTEPTILSATLDSTNVDCIAPNSGAIDNTPTGGTLPYSYLWSNGATTEDVNGLIAGNYCVTITDANNCTFVACTNIEPLAAPLSVLKLVDKDTIVPYDTICYSIVVTNHCQSARDIVVTDTLPDGLLPTYLGSYTYGNVTNVLIDTLNLAAGTSDTLPFKVRVLITDSCGNNTTMVNQANAFELGNPSSIVSALASIWIKDTFATSCTPLPDTVYFSDLINTGQLLSNALAQSTPQVINVAGVWILDVGLTYSFTNSSVLNMSPGAQIIVSTGATLNLNNATVRAACANCLWQRILVQNNGTIAVYATTFRDAQYAIQAEDGAILQDITESNFLNNFIGIYIAPNANYNNLILGKFRDNVFSAPSILPTYVGVPGTPTLDISGTVSTITPNGVGLAGIYGWDIPALNLNLSPAALSNTFQRMVAGIVLFNSNFSTNSCNFNTMTQTALYPTNLAYQGCGVHVQSPLLIDFKETKIEDCSFENCFIGISGISSGMRIYRNQMTNIEDMGVRSMRLFNTIVHVQNNTFSDMERLGVAAFDPRIPSDIWIDNNTIEMNTVPGEGACILINDNPTGDASSLVISNNNLKANQAENGIAVLNHENSNDPKFSGLIQGNRITMEGNSPERAGISSMNSRLQIECNTISGDGQTLGATNTYGIVAAGGALGGVSTYQCNTVTNTYTGVFFEGFNNTVTFRGNGFDRHDIGLLMDGGSIIGNQFDNQGYYGNTWTHSTNLDAVHQGIALIQNQSQFFINSTPSLDFRPHNYNGLTGWFTDNSNFPNFDCVEPFNYCGNSRSSARFNTTNNRNNSSITPRITGLDNALASNGLGNIPLVTKYNAKRALFRKLVNNPSLAINSQNPQIQNFVASHQNTCIGHFDNVATQCKQTFMMSALDSILLDSCKNICLTYLDSLHHLDSLLGINFNSTIATNRNGVANNLGRVMQQQQVFLDNIETQQQIVLTPICTNNNSFNTTVLHEVLEKEVNDIYLNTLAKGILEFNASELVALRQIADHCPQEGGAAVHQARGMLSMVEDVNLLNFDCVSSGGRSNGEENSNTNKDNSIVENEMEVWNLILYPNPTSSLITLESNLVLEKSTRIEIYNVLGQKVKAISVNEATQSIEIDISLFLDGIYTLRLKNKENIITKSFVVVK from the coding sequence ATGAAAGTTATTCTTACCCTCTTAATGGCATGCTTATGTCATTTATCTACCTATGCTCAAACCGCACTTAATTTTGATGGTGTTGATGATTATACAGAAAGCAATTATTACCATCAATTAGATTTAGGGACTGGAAATTTTGCTATGGAAGCAATGGTCTCTAATTTAGATTTCAGTTTATCAGATACTTTGACAATCTTGAGTCAACAAAACACCAACTCAACCCAAGGAATTTGTTGGTCGATTACGAGTGGAGGCATCCACCTACAAATTGAAAGTATCCTCTATTCAATGAATCATACTTTTTCAGGATGTACGCATTTAGCTATTGTTCGAGACAATGGCAATTTGTTATTTTATGTCAATCATATTTTGTTAGGAACCCAGTCTATAGCGGGAACTGTGAATGCAACCTGTACCAACTGTGCTATATTCATGGGAAAAACCATTGGCGATACAAATTACTTCAAAGGAGCATTGGATGAAGTTCGGATTTGGAATGCTGCTCGTAGTGGAATCAACATTGAGTCCTACGAAACGAGTTGTTTGGATTCTACAGCAATGACGAATAGTAGTTTAGTTGCTTATTGGAATTTTGAAGAAAATACAGGACAGTTTGCCAATAACTTGAGCAGTGTGGCGCATTATGCTCGTTTGGGAAATAGTTTTTATGTGGATGGCAATGACCCCACATGGACGACAACAAGTTGTGTTTCCAGTACTTGTTACCCCAATGGCTTGGCTAATTTTAGCTTGAGTGACAACAATCCCAAAGAGGCGGATTTAGTGGCGTTAAACAAGACTAGTACCAACTCTACAACTCTTTATTGGAACATCAATGGAGATACTACTGTATCTGTTGATTCGCTTCAATATGCTTTTGCTTTAGGAATGAATGTGATTCAATTGGCGACAACTTCTGCAAATGGATTGAGTGCTCGCACTGTTTTGTTAGATGTAAAACGCCCTAAATATCCTTGTGGTGCAGATGAGTATACTACTTGGAGGCAATCGAATGACCCTAATTATTTTAGAACTCAAAGTTTGCTCTATCGAGCTTCTTTGCATGCTAATAACAATAGTAATCCCAACAGCCCAGAGTATCATATCCCTGTTATCTTTCATGTAATAGCAGATAATCAAGCAACTTTAAATGCTTTCCCAGCGAGCCGCATACAGGCTCAATTAGATACGCTTAATAAATATTTTTCAAAAGATTCTACAGGGATTAGCTTTTGTTTGGCACAGAACTTACTTACTACAACAGGGATTTCTGCTTCGTGGTTTCAGTATGGATCAAGTGTTCCTGGAATAACCTATACCTTAGATACACTTGATGAATTTGATTTCACCAATCCAACATACAGAAATGAAGTAATGAGAAAACTACCTTTTGATGCAAAAGAGTATCTCAATATATACATTGTTGACACCATCATTTATCCAGGTATTTCGGTTCTAGGTGTTTCTAGTGTAGGACCCAATTATGGAATTTTTGATGGAATTGGAATTGATTACGATGTATTTACAGGAGGGGCAGTGGCACCAATGGGAAAATCTTTGATACATGAAGTAGGGCATTGGTTAGGCTTGGAACATGTTTTTGAATCAGATGGAATTTGTGATACTTACGAACAATTTAATCCGACATCGGATAGTAGTATAGGGAACTGTTCAACTCCCTATTCTTATGGCACAAGTTGCCCACCCAATCCCCCTTATTTTAGAGGACAGAACCACTTGGATTATCATAATGAACTTTGCTTGAGTGTTTTTACAGGAGGGCAAATAGATCGAATGCACTACATATTAGATAATGGGAGGCCTTATGTGCATTCAGAATATAATCTGATTGCTACAGGAGTACAAGAATTGGGAGGCTGTGTAGACAAGACCAATATTAGTGCTGCTTTTGTAGCATCTTCAGAGTCTGTTTGTGCAGGAGGGTCTATTGAACTAAAAGGTGTTGAAGTACTTTTAGATCACTGGGAATGGCAAATAAGTTGGGACCCGAATAAAAATAATGGAAATCCAGCACCTAGTATGAATGGATTTTGTATTAGTGCATCGCCTTTATTTGGATCAAGTCCTGATTTTCCAGAAACAACTCTTTCTATTTGTGAGCCAGGAATATGGGATGTTAGCCTAACAATACGTGATACCACTTTGGTCGGAGGAAATACTGTGATTACCACAGATGTTGATAGTATGTCCATAGAGGTATTAGATTGTTCGCCCAATGATCAAAGAAATAGGGTAACACTTAGTTTTGATTCAACCGATTGGCAAATTAATGGTGCCACGATTGATAATCTTGGTGCTATTCCAAACGATACAACAATAGGGCATATTGTAACAGGAACAGGATATATACTCCACCAAAATAGTGAAGGAGTAGTGATGCGAACCAATGTTTTTGGAAGCCCATTATGGCGTAGAGCTATTCGAGTTCCTAATGCAGATGTAGAACTTTTTGACGTTGTTTCAAATGTAAATTATCTCGGAACCGATCGAATTGCTTTGGTGGGACGTGTAAAACGAGGCAATACAAGTGAGCTTCTTTTGGTCATTGTAGATCGTGCTGGGAATCTATTGTTTCAAGAAACCTACCAAATGAATAAGAATGGCGTTTTGCAACCCAATGCGGTTGGTTTGGAACTGATTCAACTATCGAATAGCTTCAACAATGATTTAGCGATTGTTGGTTTTGTTGGAGAAGGAGACACCATTAATACCGATAAAAGAGGGTTTATACTTGGTATCAATCCTACCACAGGAATTCAGTGGGAACATTACTTTGAATCTGGAAAATTCACTACTACAGACGATTATGATATCGCAGAAAATGTGACTGAGATTGTTGGTGATTTTGGAAATGGACTAGAAGCAGCTATCGTTATCAGTGGGCATTCCAATCGAACGCAAGGAACTAACACAGGTTCAGGAACTTTTATTAGTTGTTTAACTATAAGTGGAGGAGTTACGACAGAAGAATGGCGAAAAAATGTGGAGTTTCCTAGTGGAATAGGTTCAAGTAAGCCTGTTGCTGTAGCTTACGATAATGGGCGACTATTTTTTGTGTCATTTAATAGTCTTTTACACGGCTCTCTAATTATTGAAATAGACCCCAATACGGGAGATTTTGGTAATGAAGTCTTAATACAGGATTTATATCCTGTAGATTTGATTATAGATGGGACAAATCTCATACTTGGTGGAAGAAATTTAAGTACCAATGAATTAGCAGCAGCAAAAATTCCAATTCCAGCAGTGACTGCCACTAATTTTAATCCTTCCAACATAACTATTCGTACTTACTCTGACACCAAAACACAAGGAGATTGGGGTGGTGTTTATAATGTTTCTAGCTATATAAAAACACCACAATCTGTTGTTCCTTCGGCGAATGGAGGTTATATGTTTATTGGAGAATATGCGCCCAATCTAATAGTTAACAATAATTTTAATGATATAGGCTTAGTTTTTAATAAAATAGATGATGAATTAATTACCACTTGTATGGCTGGAGATTCCTACTCCTCAAGTCTTTCTAATTTCTCTTTTGGATACATTAATCATGCAGATTCTACTCAATTAACTGCTTCTGTTGGCATTGACACTATTAATTGTGATTCTTTAGTGGCAACTTGTTATCAATTAGGTTGTTTAACACCAGGTTATACCTTAAATACGTTTCAATTTAATAAGTGTTCTGCAGATACAGTAATGCTTACAGGGAACTTTTCAGAAATAGGTGATTTTAGTTACCAGTGGAGTCCTTCTGTTTATTTAAGTAGTGATACAGTTCTTGTTCCAACAACAACAACTCCCACAACTCAATTATATACTTTGATTGTTACAGATAATGCAACAGGTTGTGAGGTTGCAGAAGCTAATTATTTAGTGACTATTCCACCAGATACAATTAATAGCTTAGGGTTTCTTAACAAATGTGCCTTAGATTCAGTCGTTCTAGTAAACAGGAATCCAAACATAAGCAACTCAAGTACCTTTACCTATCAATGGAGTCCAGCTACTGGTTTAAGTAATCCTAATATACTGGAACCAATTACCTTTGCAACAATTCTTCCAGCTGAATATACACTTATTGCTGAAGAAGCAGGTGCCTGTACTGTTCATAAAGTAAAATATACTGTTAGTCGTGCTCTTGCTTCAGGAGGGATTGTAACACAGCACCGAATTAATTGTCTTTCTAGTGACCCAGCTTATTCTACCAATTCAAACCCACCACCTAATCACCATCAATTAGATTTAAATCTTGTCTTAAGTAATTTAGGAATTAATGATACAACAGGTATTTGGTCAAATCCTGTGCCACATCAATTTATTACATTGACACCACCATACTTTGATACCATAAATAACATTTTGAATGCAAGATATGCGGAAGGTTTAGGGACACTATATTATACTTATGGTGATACAAACAGCTGCCAAAATAGACTCATCCTACATTTTTTGCCAGATGCCTCTATAAATGGAGCTGATACAATAGATGTCTGTGAAGAAGCAGTGCTTACTTTTAATGCTAGTGGTGTTGATTCTACCATTGAGCATAGATGGGTAATTAATGGTGTTAGTCAAGTGATTACTACAGGAGGAACATCTACTATTTATACTACACTTAACATTATTCCATTCGGAGATAGCCTGTCTATTACAGGTACGTTTAGTTATGATACTACCTATCAATATTATGAAGTAAGTCATACTGCTAGACGCAAAAATTGTCAATTTTATGGAACTTCTTTTTATACTGTAGATATCTATGTTTCCCCAGCAGATGGAACAATCACACTAGATACTTGTACAGGAACTCTAACCCTCCCTACTAATACCCTAAGCGACACCATCCAATGGTATGATGCCACCACAGGACTAGCAATTACAGGAGAAACCACCCATAACTACAGTCCCCCAACAAGTGGTTCTTATTATGCCACAGTAACTACCCCACAATGTGACTTTACAAGTGATACCTTTAATTATACACCATTATCACCCATTAGCAGTACAGCAACAATCAGTTCTAATTACAATGGAGCAGACATATCCTGTTTTGGAGCAGCAGATGGCGCAGCAACTGTGATTGCCAGTAATGGTTTGAGTCCATATACTTATTTGTGGTCTAATGGAGATACCTTGGCCACCACTACAGGTTTAGGAGCAGGGAATTATCAAGTAACTGTAATTGGAGCTTGTTCAGATACAAGTATAGCAAGTGTTACTTTAGGAGAGCCAACAGCAGTAGTAGTAATTGTTGATACAGTTATTCATGTAAGCTGTGCAGGGTTAAGTGATGCTAGCATACATCTATCTACCAATGGTGGAACAAGTCCTTACACCTATCTCTGGTCAAACACTCAAACAGGAAACAATGCTACTAATTTAGCCACAGGTAACTATACAGTAACAGTCAGTGATGCCAATAGTTGTACAGTAAGCACCACCATAAGTGTGAGTGAGCCCAATGTATTAACTACCACCTTAACCAATACCAATCCAATCAGTTGTGTAGGACAGAGTGATGGGGAAATAACTGCCAATACAACAGGAGGAACAGCACCCTACACCTATCTATGGTCAAATAGTGCCAGCACTAATGTTATTACCAACCTAAGCACAGGCACCTATATAGTAACCATTACAGATGTCAACAATTGCACTTATATAGATTCAATTACCCTAACAGTACCACCCCTACCAATTGTCACCACCAATACCACCAATGTTTCTTGCAATGGTGCTGCTGATGGACAGATTACTACCAGTATTACAGGTATAACAGCTCCATACACTTACTTATGGTCAAATGCCCAAACAGGGGCAAATGCTACAGGTTTAATAGCAGGAGGCTATACTTTAACCCTAACAGATGACAATGGTTGTACTGTAAGCACTACAGCAAATGTAACTGAGCCAACCATACTAAGTGCAACCTTAGACAGCACCAATGTAGATTGTATTGCCCCTAATAGTGGAGCGATTGACAATACCCCCACAGGAGGAACCTTGCCTTACAGCTATTTGTGGTCTAATGGAGCCACTACAGAAGATGTAAATGGTTTGATAGCTGGCAATTATTGTGTAACCATAACAGACGCAAACAATTGTACTTTTGTTGCTTGTACCAATATAGAACCTTTGGCAGCCCCCCTTTCTGTGTTGAAGTTGGTGGATAAAGATACCATTGTGCCTTATGATACCATTTGTTATAGTATTGTGGTGACCAATCATTGCCAAAGTGCGAGAGACATAGTGGTCACAGATACCTTGCCTGATGGTTTGTTGCCAACTTATTTGGGAAGTTATACCTATGGTAATGTCACGAATGTTCTGATAGATACCCTAAATTTAGCAGCAGGAACAAGCGACACCCTTCCTTTCAAAGTGCGCGTTTTAATAACAGACAGTTGTGGAAATAATACTACTATGGTCAATCAAGCCAATGCCTTTGAATTAGGCAATCCTAGTTCTATTGTAAGTGCTCTAGCAAGCATCTGGATAAAAGATACCTTTGCCACAAGTTGTACACCTTTGCCTGATACTGTTTATTTTAGTGATTTGATCAATACAGGCCAATTGCTAAGTAATGCTCTGGCTCAAAGTACGCCACAAGTTATTAATGTTGCTGGTGTATGGATATTGGATGTAGGGTTGACGTACAGCTTTACCAATAGTTCTGTATTAAACATGAGTCCTGGAGCTCAAATTATTGTCTCTACAGGAGCAACTTTGAACCTCAACAATGCTACTGTTCGAGCGGCTTGTGCCAACTGTTTGTGGCAACGTATTTTAGTCCAAAACAACGGAACAATTGCGGTGTATGCCACGACATTCCGAGATGCTCAATATGCCATTCAAGCAGAAGATGGGGCAATTTTGCAAGACATTACAGAATCGAACTTTTTAAATAATTTCATTGGTATTTACATCGCTCCCAATGCGAATTACAACAACTTAATTCTTGGAAAATTTAGAGACAATGTATTTTCTGCGCCAAGTATTTTACCCACTTACGTAGGCGTACCAGGAACACCAACACTAGATATTAGTGGAACTGTATCGACGATTACCCCAAATGGGGTTGGCTTGGCTGGGATTTATGGCTGGGATATTCCTGCCTTGAACCTCAACCTATCGCCTGCTGCCTTATCCAATACTTTCCAAAGAATGGTGGCGGGAATTGTCTTGTTTAATTCTAATTTCTCAACAAATTCTTGTAATTTTAATACAATGACCCAAACGGCACTTTATCCAACTAATTTAGCTTATCAAGGCTGTGGGGTGCATGTGCAATCGCCTTTATTAATCGATTTTAAGGAAACTAAGATAGAGGATTGCTCTTTTGAAAATTGTTTTATTGGCATTTCAGGGATCAGCTCTGGAATGCGTATTTATCGCAATCAAATGACCAATATAGAAGACATGGGGGTTCGTTCTATGCGACTGTTTAATACAATTGTACACGTTCAAAACAATACGTTCTCCGATATGGAACGTTTGGGAGTTGCTGCCTTTGATCCTCGTATTCCGAGTGATATTTGGATTGATAACAATACGATTGAGATGAATACAGTACCAGGGGAGGGGGCTTGCATCTTGATAAATGATAACCCAACGGGAGATGCTTCGTCTTTAGTGATTTCGAACAATAACTTAAAGGCAAATCAAGCAGAAAACGGTATTGCTGTTCTTAACCATGAAAACAGCAATGATCCTAAATTTTCGGGGCTTATTCAAGGTAATCGGATTACGATGGAGGGCAATAGCCCAGAACGAGCAGGAATATCAAGCATGAATAGCCGATTACAGATTGAATGTAATACGATTAGTGGGGATGGGCAAACCTTAGGCGCAACCAATACTTATGGTATTGTGGCTGCTGGTGGTGCGCTAGGTGGCGTTAGTACTTATCAATGTAATACCGTTACAAACACTTATACTGGAGTCTTTTTTGAAGGCTTTAATAATACGGTTACTTTTAGAGGCAATGGCTTTGATCGACATGATATTGGATTGCTAATGGATGGTGGTTCTATTATTGGAAACCAGTTTGATAATCAAGGGTATTATGGAAATACTTGGACACACAGCACTAATTTGGATGCTGTACACCAAGGTATAGCACTTATCCAAAACCAATCGCAATTTTTCATTAATTCAACCCCTAGTCTTGATTTTAGACCTCATAACTATAATGGATTAACTGGATGGTTTACTGATAACTCTAATTTTCCAAACTTTGATTGTGTGGAACCCTTTAATTACTGTGGGAATTCTCGTTCTTCTGCCCGATTTAATACAACGAATAATAGAAATAACAGTAGTATTACTCCTCGAATTACAGGGCTAGATAATGCTTTAGCAAGTAATGGTTTAGGAAATATTCCTTTAGTGACCAAGTATAATGCTAAAAGAGCTTTATTTAGAAAGTTAGTGAATAATCCTAGTTTAGCAATTAATAGCCAAAATCCACAGATTCAAAATTTTGTAGCTAGTCATCAGAATACCTGTATTGGTCATTTTGATAATGTGGCAACACAATGTAAACAAACATTTATGATGAGTGCATTGGATTCCATTTTGTTGGACAGCTGTAAGAATATTTGCTTAACTTATTTAGATTCTTTACATCATTTAGATTCTCTGTTGGGTATTAATTTTAATAGCACAATAGCGACTAATAGAAATGGGGTAGCCAATAATTTAGGTAGAGTCATGCAGCAACAACAAGTTTTCCTAGATAATATAGAGACACAACAACAAATAGTATTAACCCCTATTTGTACCAATAATAACTCTTTTAATACGACAGTTTTGCATGAAGTCTTAGAGAAAGAAGTGAATGATATTTACTTAAATACACTAGCAAAAGGAATCTTAGAATTTAATGCTAGTGAGCTTGTGGCTTTGCGACAAATAGCAGATCATTGTCCTCAAGAAGGTGGTGCAGCCGTTCATCAAGCAAGAGGAATGCTATCTATGGTAGAGGATGTGAATTTACTGAATTTTGATTGTGTTAGTAGCGGTGGAAGATCCAATGGAGAAGAAAATAGCAATACTAACAAAGATAATAGTATTGTTGAGAATGAAATGGAAGTATGGAATTTAATCTTATATCCTAATCCAACAAGTAGCCTTATTACCCTAGAAAGTAATCTAGTATTAGAAAAAAGTACAAGAATAGAAATCTATAATGTATTAGGACAGAAAGTAAAGGCAATTTCTGTAAACGAAGCGACTCAAAGTATAGAAATAGATATATCTTTATTCTTAGATGGCATTTATACTTTACGTTTGAAAAATAAAGAAAATATCATTACAAAATCCTTTGTGGTGGTTAAATAA